The Thermasporomyces composti region CACCATGTTCGGTCCCCAGTGGGGCGTGACGAGGACGGCGTCCACGTCGTGCCGCAGCCGCTGAACCGCGTCCGGCAGCCAGCCGGGTCCCCGCCGCAGGTCCGCGTAGGCGATCCCGGGGCGGGCAGGACCGGCCGCGAAGTCCGCGGGGTGGTCCGCGCAGCCCACCACCCCCAGCCGCAGGCCGGAGGCTTCCACCACCCGAGCCGCCCGCGCCTCGGACTGGTCGCGACCGGCGCCGACCCACGTGATGCCGGCATCCTCCAGGTGCCGGAAGGTGTCGAGCAACGCGGTGACGCCGAAGTCGAGGGCGTGGTTGTTCGCGAGCGTCACGCAGTCGACTCCGAGCCGGCGAAGCAGCTCGGTGGCGGCCGGCGGGGCGCGGAAGAAGAACGGCTTGTCAGGATCAGGCCACGGCTCCCCGTGCTCGGACACGCAGCACTCCAGGTTGAGCAGGAACAGATCCGCCTCGCGGGTCAGCTCCACGACCTCGTCGGCGACGATCCGCTCCGGACCGTCGGCGCGGATCGCGTCCGCGACCATCCGGCCGAGCATGGTGTCGCCGGCGAGAGCAAGCCGAACGGCCATGGCCCACCTCTCGCCGACCCGATCCTGCCGCTCGGGGACCGTCCGTGCGGACACGCCGGGCGGCGGCAGACAGGAGGCCCGGGGCGTGCGCATCACACACCCCGGGCCACCGAGCCGTTACGGATGGAGCAGGACCTTGGTGTAGCCCTCGACGCGCTTGTCGAACTTGTCGTACGCCTCGGGCGCCTGGTCCAGCGGCACCTCGTGGGACACGACGAAGCTCGGCCGGGCGCGGCCGGCGATGATGAGGTCGCGCAGGTGCCGGTTGTAGCGCTTGACGTTGCACTGACCGGTGCCGAGCCGCAGCCCTCGCTCGAACATCGAGCCGATCGCGACGAGGAGCATGCCGCTCTTCGCGGCCTCGTCGGGAGCACCGGGGTCGGCCGGCACGTACAGGCCCGGCACGCCCAGCATGCCGGTCGGTCGCACGGTCTGGATCAGCGAGTTGAGGACGACCGCTGGCTCCTCCCGTTCGCCGGTCTGGGACTGGGCTTGGTAGCCGACCGCGTCGATGCCCTTGTCGGTACCTTCACCGCCGGTCTGCTCCTTGATCTGCTCGACCGGGCTGGCCTCCTGGAAGTTGATCGGAATCGCGCCGATGCTCTCCGCCTTCTGCAGCCGCTCAGGGATCCGGTCGACGACGAAGACCTTCGACGCGCCGCGGAGCATCGCCGAATACGCGGCCATGAGGCCCACCGGCCCGCCTCCGTAGACCGCGACGGTGTCGCCAGGACGAACGTCCGCCAGCTCGCAGCCGTGGTAGCCGGTGGGGAAGATGTCGGCGAGCAGGATGAAGTCCTTCTCCAGCTCGTTCCCCTCCGGCAGCTTGAGGCAGTTGAAGTCGGCGTACGGGACCCGGAGGTACTCGGCCTGGCCGCCGCGGAACGGCCCCATGGCCACGTAGCCGTAGGCGCCGCCAGCGAAGTTGGGGTTCACCGTGAGGCAGAAGCCGGTGTAGCCGCTGACGCAGTTCTTACAGAATCCGCAGGCGACGTTGAAGGGCATGACCACCCGGTCGCCCACTTTGAGGGAGGTGACCGCGGACCCTACCTCCTCGATGATGCCCATGTTCTCGTGACCGAAGACCAAACCTGGCTCGGCTTTCGTTCGGCCCTCGTACATGTGCAGATCGGAGCCGCAGATTGCCGCGGTCGTGACGCGAACGATCACATCGTTCGGGTGCTCGATCCGGGGGTCTTCCACCTGCTCGACTGCGACCTCGAACGGTCCCTTGTAGACGACCGCCTTCACGGCTCCCACCTCCTCGCCGCGTCCCGGTGGGGACGCGTGTCGGATACGCCACGAATCGCCCGCGCCACGCGGGCGCTGGACACCGTCGGTTACCGGCTCGGAGGTTCAGCTACCCGTGGTGACACGTTGTAACCGTGGACCGCGATGTGGCCGTGAGGGGCCGAGAACCGGATCCCCGAGGAGGAGGGTGCATGTCACGCCTCGTCACGTGTCGACGGCTAGGTCGTCAGCGGGTCACAGGGGTCAGGTGTGACCTCGCCATCACCTGGCGTGGTCGGCTTGTGAGGAGTGCTCCGCCTGTCAGGATCGGTCAGGCCGGTCAGGAGCGGCTCGACCCGTCGGGCGTCGAGGGCTGCGAGGGCGTCACCGTGTTCCCGCGCGAGACGATCCCGCGCGCCTCCTCCAGCGAGTGGATCGTGCGCTCGGGCGGACGAGCCTTCCGAACGCTCCGTAGGCCGGCGTAGACGAGCAGTCCGGCCAGCAGGAGCCAGGCACCGCCGACGATGACAAATCCGACAGCCGGGTGGAGGCCGGCGGCGACAAAGCCGTACGCGGCGGCGGTGGAGAGCATGAGGACGGCGATGAAGGCGAGGATCGCGGCGGCGCCGAACATGCCCGCGCCCTTGCCCACGGCGGTCGCGCTCTGCTTGAGCTCGGCCTTGGCGAGCGCGATCTCGCCACGGATCAAGGCCGACAGGTCACGCGTGGCGCTGGCCACCAGCTGCCCGAGGCTCCTCCCGTCGGCACGCTCGTCGACCGCGGCCGGTGTGACGGTCGTTCGGTCGTCCCCCGGGCGTGGTGGGGAAGCCTGCGGGGGGCTGGGACGCGTCGCCGCCGCCTCACCAGGTTCGGTGGTCTCCCGTGGGGTCTGGTCCTTGTCCGTGGCGCTCCCCGGGGTCGCGTCGTCCCTGCCCGCCATGTCGCCACACTCCTCGGCTCGACGAAGCGCTCCTGCCACACCGTACCCACTGATGTGGGGCCCGCGCGGCGGTCGAGTTCACGAATCGCTCGTCTCGTCGTTTCCCGCCGCCTGGTGGCGCACACGTCGGAATCGCAGGAGCACCACAGCGAGGAGCGCAGCGGTCACCGAGCCGATCATGACCGCCGCCTTCACGCGGGCCATGCGGGCCGGATCGGCCTCGAACGCCAGCTCGGCGAAGAGCAGGCACATGGTGAAGCCGATGCCGGCGAGGAGGGCGATGGCGACGACGTCCGCCCACGACAGGTCGGGGTTGAGGCTGGCGTGGGTCAGCCGCGCGGTGAGCCAGGCGCCGCCGAAGACACCGATCGCCTTGCCCACGACCAGGCCGACGAAGCTAGCGACGGCCGCTGGGTCCGACACCATGGCCGCCAGCGCGTCCGGCGTGACCGGGACTCCGGCGGCCGCGAGCGCGAAGAGGGGGACGGCGACTCCCGCGGACCAAGGTCGGAGGCGGTGCTCGAGCCGTTCGGCCGGAGAGTGCTCCTCGCCTGGGTCCGGTCGGACCCGGGTCAGCAACCCGAGGGCGACGCCGGCGATGGTGGCGTGCACGCCGCTCTCGTGCGTGAACCACCAGATGGCGATCGCGAGGGGAACGTAGACGAGGGGCGTCCGGATCCGGCGATGCTGCAGGACTGCGTACCCAGCCAGAAGCGCGAGCGCGAGGCCCAGCGGGACGAGGTGCAGGGACTCGGTGAAGAAGAGGGCGATGACGATGATCGCCCCGAGGTCGTCGACGATCGCCAGGGTGAGCAGGAGCGCCCGCAACGCCCCCGGCAGCCCGGAGCCCGCGACCGCCAACACCCCCAACGCGAACGCGATGTCGGTCGCCATCGGGACGGCCCAGCCGCGCAGGCCGTCGCGGTCGCCCGAGGCGAGGACCACCGCGGTGAAGACCAGCGCGGGAACGGCCATGCCGCCCACCGCCGCCACGACCGGCACCAGCGCGCGGGAGAGTTGGCGGAGGGAGCCGGTGACGAGCTCTCGCTTGAGTTCCAGCCCAGCGACGTAAAAGAAGATGGCGAGCAGCCCGTCCGTCGCCCACGCCTCCGCCGACAGCGGGCCGATGGTGAACTCCCGGGCGTGGGTGTAGCTCTCGTGCCACGGGGAGTTGGCCCACACGAGCGCGGCCACGGTCGCGACCAGCAGGAGCGCGCCGCCGACCGACTCCTGCCGGAGCACCGTCGCCAAGACGGCCAGCTCGTGACGGGAGGGGACGGGAAAGCTCAGGCGACGGGGCGCTTCGCGCTCGGTGCCCATGGAAGTCCTCTCGCGGGTCGGCTGGGTTGTGCGGATACCTGTGACTCACCGCCGACCAGACTTCCCGGCACACCGTCTGCGATCCTAGCGAGCGGCACGAGGCCAGCCGTCGGGCACTCAGGGGCGCTCGCCGCCGCTACGCCGGGGACGCGGTGCCGGCGACGCGGAGAATGCCGTCGATCACGTCGGGGGAGCGGACCGGGCGAGACTCGCGCGCCGCTGCCGGTCCGCCTCGTAGCAGACCAGGGAAGCGGCCACCGACGCGTTGAGCGAGCTCGCCGTCCCGCGCATCGGGATACGCACGATCACGTCGCAGGCGTCTCGCCAAGCCGCGCTCATGCCGCGAAGCTCGTTCCCGACGACGACCACGATGGGGCCGACGAGGTCCGCGGCGTCCACGTCGACGTCGCCGTCCTCATCCGTGCCGACGACCTGGACGGGAATCCCGTCCGTGCGCAACGTGCTCACCCAGGCGAGCACCTCGTGGTGGGAGGGGAGGCGAATCGTGGGGACGGCGAAGAGTGAGCCCGTGCTCGCCCGGACCGTCTTGGGGTCGTAGACGTCCGCGGCGTGGCCGGTGACGACCACCCCGCCGGCGCCGAACGCGTCGGCTGAGCGCACGAGCGTGCCGATGTTGCCCGGATACGCCGGTCGGTCGAAGACCACCACCAGCCCGTCGGGCGGGAAGTGGATGCGCTCGAGCCGGTCAGGCTGGATCTCGCCGACCCCGATCAACTCGGGCGGTTCCTCTGACTTCTCGCCCAGCTCCAAGAGCAGGTCGGGCGCCACCTCGACAACCTCGGTGCCGGAGCGTCGCACCGTCGCGAGCATGTCGGTGGCCCACGTCGACAGCGAGCTACCGTGAGGCCGCAGCACGGCACGGAGGGGCCACCCGTGTCTCACCGCGAGGGTCAGTGGTCGGACGCCATGGATGAGGAACTCACCCGTACGGTTGCGCTTCGTTCGGTTCCAGAGAAGTGCCTGCCACTGCTGGAACCGCGCGTCACGGGTGAGCACCGGACGTGTCGTCGGTGGCCGACGCCGAGAACCACGGGGATGCGTCTTGCTCGACACAACCGTCGATGCTGGCACATCCAGGGGGTTCGGGTCCTCTCCGGATTGCCGCGACCCTCTGGTGGCGTGAGGTCACCGGTGGCTAAGATCGCACCCACGCCGTCGCGATCTGTACCATCGCGGACTCGGCGTGTCAGAAGCCCGCGGACAGCCGGGGTCAGGTGGCATGGCGCTCGCGTGACGTGGACAGAGTGCTAGTGAGACCAGCTGGCCCCGAGAGAGCGACGTTGATACCGGAGCTCGAATCGTGGCTGGGGGTCAACGTCGCCCGGCCTGTCCACGAGCCTCTGTATCCCGTTGTCGCCGCCGCACCGCAGAGGACGAGAGCACATGAGTGAGACGACCACCGGCGCCTTCCGTTTGGTGCGTCGGGGCTACGAGCCTGCTCAGGTCGACCACCGTATCCGACACCTCAACGAAGCTGTCGACGCCGCGCGGCGTCAGTCGGTCGAGCTCGCCCGGCGCGTCGAGGAGTTGGAAGCGAAGCTGTCCAAGCAGAAGGAGGCCGCCAAGTCCTCGGAGCCGACGTTCGCCGAGTTCGGTGAGCGGATCGGACGGATCCTCGCACTCGCCGAGGAGGAGGCAGCCGACCTTCGTTCGGTCGCGGCTGCTCAGGCCGACGAGATGCGGCAGGAGGCGCAGCAGGCGGCCGCGGAGATTCGGAAGGAAGCCGAGCGGTACGCCGAGGAGAAGCGCAAGGAAGCCGACACGCGGGCTGAGGAGATCATCCGGCGTGCGGAGGAGCGCGCGGCTGAGCTGATCGACGCCGCCGAGCACGACGCCGCCGCCCGTCGCGAGGAGGCCGAGGCTCTCTTCGAGCAGCAGCGTGCGAAGGCCGCTCAGGCCGCGGCTGACCTGGAGAAGACGCTCGCGCAGCGCCGCGAGCGCGCCGAGCGCGACCTCATCGAGCGCACCGCCGCCGCCGAGCAGCACCTCGCCGCCGTCCTGGAGCGGTCGGAGCAGACCCAAGCGGAGGCGGAGCGGATCCACGCCGAGGCGCAGGCCAAGGCGGAGCGCATGATCGAGGAGGCGCAGCGTAAGGCGCACGAGATCGTCTCCGAGGCGAAGACCCGCGCCGACCGGATCCGGAGCGAGTCTGATCGAGAGCTCAAGGCGTTGGTGCAGCGGCGCGACAGCATCAACGCGCAGTTGTCCAACGTTCGGCAGATGCTCGCCACGCTCTCCGGGACGGACCCGTCGGCTCTCCTCGGAGCCTCCACCACGTCCGACGACTCGGAGAAGTCCGACTCCTAGCCGACGCGGTGGGAGTCGTGGCCGGGTGCGACAGCGTCGTCGCCCCGGCCTTCGTACGGGCACCGTGGTCAGTTGCCACTGACTGCTCGGTCCACCTCCTGGGTGAAGGTGCGCCCCCGGGTTTCGCCGGGCGGCGCATCTTCTTTTGTGGTCTCGTGTGGCATGTGCTCTGACGTCCGGGGCGGTGCGCTGAGCGGCTGTGGGAGCACATGGGGCTGTCGTGCCGCCGTCCGGTGGCGACGGGGCGGGTGAGAGGGGACGCTGACGATGGCGGTTGTCGCGTCGGTCAACCTGGGCAAGGCCCGACACCTCGAGGGTGCGGGCGTCACCGGTATCGACAAGCGGCCGGTCGCCGTGCCGGTGTTCGTGCGGGCGCCAGGACAGCGTCCTGACGGTGCGGGGAGTGGCCTCGTCGGCGACGTGGTGTGCGATCGACGCGAGCACGGCGGGGACGACCAGGCTGTCTACGCCTACGCTCGCGAGGACCTGGACTGGTGGGCGGCCGAGCTGGGGCGGGAGCTCGCCAACGGCTCGTTCGGTGAGAACCTCACGACGAGCGGCCTCGACGTGACCGGCGCACTCATCGGCGAGCGCTGGCGGGTCGGCGCCGAGGTCGTCCTCGAGGTCACGAAGCCCCGCATCCCGTGCTCGACCTTCGCCGCGTGGCTTGGCGAGCGTGGCTGGGTGAAGACGTTCACCCAGCGTGCTGTTCCGGGTGCCTACCTTCGGGTGGTGCGACCAGGCTGGATTCGGGCTGGGGACGAGGTCGAGGTCGTCGAACGCCCGGACCACGACGTCACGATCGGGCTGGTGTTCCGCGCTTTGACGCTGGAGCCGGAGCTTCTCCAGCACCTGGTGCGCGTGGACTCGCTGCCGGACGAGATACGAGACCGCGCGCGCCGGCGTCTATCGGGGGCATCGACGTAAGACGTCGTTATCGCTCTTCGGCACCACTTCGGATTCCACATCGACCGCTGTGCCGTCGAGCATCGTGGCGCCGGTTAGCTCTCGATCCGTTGGGTACTGAGCGTGATTGTCCACAGGCGGCTTCGTTGTGGATAGTCTCGATCGGCTCAGTGGACGATCGGTTACCATCCCGGCACGATGAAGCACACGACGAAACCTCAGCCCCAACGGATCGCCCTCGCTGCCATATCGGCGGCATTGCTTGTCACGGCGGCGTGCTCGAGTAATCCGGAGCCACGCGCTATCGAGTCGTCGGAGGCCAGTCCAAGCGCGACTCGTGTCGCCACCAGCACTCCTACCCCTACGCCCACACCAACACCGACGCCGACTCCCACTCCAACACCCACGCAGGATTTGAAGGCGGAGCTCTACGCCGCTACCGTCAAGTTCTACGAGACGCTCAACGAGTCCTATAAGACTCTCGATACCAGTCCGGTTCGAGAGTTGGTAACGGAGGACTGTGGCGCATGTAAAGCTTACATCGACTCGGTCGATTCCACTAGAGAAGCTGGCCAGCGTCACGCCGACGTCGGAGAGTACATCATAGAAGACTTCGCGGTTGCGAAACATCCTATAGGTGGTGACTACCAGACAGTAACTTTTGAGCTCTCTCACACGGGGCTTCGCGTTCTCGATGCCGATGGAAATGAAATACGCAAAGCTGAGAGGAAAACATTTGAGGCGATGATTGATTTTGTTAGAAGGGATGGGAGATGGCTGGTGGCGGAGCAGTATCTAGAGTAGTCGCAGCTGCGATCATTGCGGTTTCATCCTTTCTCGCTAGCTCCGGCACGGCTAGCGCGGACGAGCTGACTGAGAATTCTTGTCAACCATACTGTGTTCCGCCCCAGCAGCCTAAGCCGGAGGGTAAGAGAGGGCGCTTTGTGGGCGCTGCTCTCTTCACAAAGGATGGCGAGGTGGTGTCTGGGTCAACGGGGAGATGTGACGGATGTGAGTGGCTAGTCATGCCGACCTGTACGTATGACCCAGAGGATGATCGGGGTAGGTGTCGGCATCGACCTGATTTTTGCCTGCTGCGAGGTGATACGGGCCTTCCCCACTCGGTCCAGTTTCGTCGACGAGGTGGCGAGTGGAGGATTCTTGCGTATATCTGTATCGGTAGCCCGGATGACGTGCTGACCGTCGAGGACGTGGGTGAGGAGATCAAGCGTCAGTGGGTTGCCTACGTCCCGAAGCAGCAGCCGCGGACGCAGCCGCCGGACGGGCGTGCGCTGGTGAACCTGCCGGTCATCGTCCACTCCGGGCAGCCGGAGACCATGGGGCCGGTGGACGTCAACGTCTTCAACTTCACCGTCACGGTCACGGCTCGCGGTGAGTGGACCTGGAGCTTCGCGCCCGGGGTTCGGCGGACCTTCGACATCCCCGGTAGCACCTATCCCGACACCCGCGTCTCGCACACCTACAGCACCACGGGGGAGCGGACGATCACGCTGACCACAGCGTGGTGGGGTCGCTTCAGTGTCGGCGACGAAGGACCGTGGGACATCACCACTCCGGCCACCCAGGGGCCGACCGCCATCCCCATCGAGGTCGTCGAAGCCTCGCCTGTCATCGCCAAGTGACCTGAGCGTACGGGCATGGCACGTCTCGTGAGGTGCCATGCCTTCGCATGCCTGAGGTCAGCGTGAAGTGATCGCTACGAGGGTTCGGTCCTCCCAGCCGAGTCGGCCACGACCCGACCCTCCGTTGGTGGCGGGCGGACAGCCACGCCCTGGGCAGCGCCGACGTGCGCGTAACCAGGTAGCAGTGCCCGGGCACGCCTCGCACGCTGAAGATCACGAGCGCCCACATGATTGCAGAATGGTGCTAGTATCAGTAGCACCATGTTGCTGACGCTGGATCTCTCCGACCCGCGCCCGCTGCACGAGCAGGTGGCGACGGCGGTCCGGCGTGCCATCGTGGAGTCGGAGATTCGACCAGGCGACCGCCTCCCACCCGCGCGTGACATCGCCGCCGCGTTGGGCGTCAACGTCAACACCGTGCTCCGCGCTCTCCGGGAGCTGCGCGACGAAGGGTTGGTGGAGTTCCGTCGCGGTCGCGGGATCTCCGTCGTCGGTGCTCCAGACCCGCGGGGCGTTCTCCTGCCGCAGGTACGGGAGCTACTCGACAACGCACGACGCTACGGCCTTCAGCCGAAGGATGTCATCGCACTGATCGAGGAGGCGTCATGAGCTTCCGTGCCCGCTTCATCCTGGCCGCATCCGCATGGACGGCTCTCACCGGAGCTGCGGCGGTCGGACTCCTTCTTTTCTTCGCTCACCGCCTCCCCGACCCCCTGGCCAGCCACTGGGGTCCCTCTGGGCGCCCCGACGACTCGATGTCGCTCACCACCCTGGTGACCGTCACCGTCCTCCTCATGCTCGGTCTGGCCGTGCCATGCCTCATCGCGGCCATCCACGGCAAGGCGCTGCGCCGCCGGCAGTCGCGAGGCTTCCTCGCCGCGGCATTCGTGTGGGCTGGCACCTTCGTCGTCGGCATGACGGCCATCACCGTCTGGGCCAACCTGGACGCCACCACCTGGCGGGCCGCCCGACCGATCCACTGGCAGGCGTTCGCCCTCATCGCGGTCACCTTCGCCCTCGGCGCGCTGGGCTACCTGCTCGGACGCTTCGGGCCGGACGAGCCACCGCCCACCGCCGCCCAACGCCCCGTCTACACCCCGAAGCCAGGGCAGCGCGCCACCTGGGTCTCCACCGCCAGCAACCGATGGCTCGTCGGCTCCGCCTACGTCTTCCTCGCGGCGGCGATCGTCCTCGTCGCGGCCAAGGTCGCTCTGGGGTTCTCCTCCGGGCTGTGGGCCCTGGCCATCCCCTTCACACTCGTGGGGATTCTCGGCCTCGCGCTGTCCACGATCCGAGTCCAGGTCACCGAAGGAGCGCTGGCCATCGCGTTCGGCCCGCTGCGCTGGCCCGTCTACACGGTGCCACTCGCCCAGCTCGACGCGGCCTGGTCGGAGGAGCGGTGGCCCACCGAGGTCGGTGGGTGGGGCTACCGCGGCCTGCCCGGCGGCGCCACGATCATGCTCCGCGGAGGCGAGTGCCTCGTCGTCCGCTACCGCGACGGAGGCACGCTCGCCATCAGCGTCGACGACGCCGAGCGAGGCGCCGCCTTGGTCAACGGCCTCCTCGGGTCACGGACGCCAACGCCCTGAGCGTGCCTCCGCTCGACCAGACGAGAAGCCGCTCAGGTCACCTCGAGGACGGCTTTCCCTGGGATCCGACGCCCGAGCAGAGCCTGGATCGCCTCCTCGAACCGCTCCCAGCTTCCGCGCCACCCGATCTGCGGGTCCAAGCGGCCCGAAGCGACCAGCTCGGCCAGGTAGGCGAGGTCGCCGGCCAGGTGGTCGCCCATCGTGAACGCCTCGATGCTCCGGCGCACGCCGACTGTCGAGTACGGAGGGAAGACCGCGGGCTCACCCGACGTGCCGCCGATCGACTGAACCGAGCCACCCTCCTGGAGCAGCTCGAACGCCCGGACCAACGTCGGTCCACCGACGTTCTCGACGACACCGCGCACGGGCTCGCGGACGTCGTCCAGACCCACGACGACCTCAGCGGCCCCCAGCTCGGCCAGCCCCGCCCCGCGTTCGGGACGCCCCACGCTGGCGATGACGTGCGCGCCCGCGAGCGCGGCGAGCTGGACAGCGAACCGTCCCACCCCTCCGGACGCCCCGGTGACGAGGATCCGCTCGCCGGCGATGAAGCCGAACCGCCGGAGGGCCCGGAGGGCGGTCACGCCCGCGACTGGTAGAGCGGCAGCCTCGGCGAACTCGACCTTCTCCGGCAGGACCGCCACCTCGGTCGTGTCGACCGCGCGGAGCTCCGCCCACGCGCCCCGACCGCCGAAAGCGACGACTCGGCTGCCCACCTTGGGGCCGGAGCCGTCCGCGGCGGCCTCGACCACGGTGCCGGCGGCGTCCCAGCCCAGTGGCGTGCCCGGCTCCGCGTGGCGCGCACTGGCGACCTCGCCGTAGTTCAGGGACGTGGCCGCCACCCGGATGAGGACCTGGTTCGGCGCCGGCGTCGGGTCGGGTGCCTCACCGAGGCGGATACCGGTCGGTGCCGACGGGTCGGCGACAAGTGCTCGCATGACACCTTCCGTTCGTGCCGGGGGACTCAGCTGTGCTCCCCGTGCAACCTCATCCAGCGCCGCGCTATTTCCCACGCCCTCCACGTAGGGGCTCGTGCCTCCTGGTGTGCCGAGC contains the following coding sequences:
- a CDS encoding CapA family protein, with protein sequence MAVRLALAGDTMLGRMVADAIRADGPERIVADEVVELTREADLFLLNLECCVSEHGEPWPDPDKPFFFRAPPAATELLRRLGVDCVTLANNHALDFGVTALLDTFRHLEDAGITWVGAGRDQSEARAARVVEASGLRLGVVGCADHPADFAAGPARPGIAYADLRRGPGWLPDAVQRLRHDVDAVLVTPHWGPNMVPAPLPYVRDAAAALRDAGATLIAGHSAHVFHGVRRPGILYDLGDFVDDYAVDPVLRNDLGLLFFVLLDRDGPRQLEAVPLVLDFCHTRLARGDEAAWIRRRFQAACAALGTEVSERDGRLVVAAFGAEDPPTPREAPGERR
- a CDS encoding glutathione-independent formaldehyde dehydrogenase, with protein sequence MKAVVYKGPFEVAVEQVEDPRIEHPNDVIVRVTTAAICGSDLHMYEGRTKAEPGLVFGHENMGIIEEVGSAVTSLKVGDRVVMPFNVACGFCKNCVSGYTGFCLTVNPNFAGGAYGYVAMGPFRGGQAEYLRVPYADFNCLKLPEGNELEKDFILLADIFPTGYHGCELADVRPGDTVAVYGGGPVGLMAAYSAMLRGASKVFVVDRIPERLQKAESIGAIPINFQEASPVEQIKEQTGGEGTDKGIDAVGYQAQSQTGEREEPAVVLNSLIQTVRPTGMLGVPGLYVPADPGAPDEAAKSGMLLVAIGSMFERGLRLGTGQCNVKRYNRHLRDLIIAGRARPSFVVSHEVPLDQAPEAYDKFDKRVEGYTKVLLHP
- a CDS encoding phage holin family protein, coding for MAGRDDATPGSATDKDQTPRETTEPGEAAATRPSPPQASPPRPGDDRTTVTPAAVDERADGRSLGQLVASATRDLSALIRGEIALAKAELKQSATAVGKGAGMFGAAAILAFIAVLMLSTAAAYGFVAAGLHPAVGFVIVGGAWLLLAGLLVYAGLRSVRKARPPERTIHSLEEARGIVSRGNTVTPSQPSTPDGSSRS
- the nhaA gene encoding Na+/H+ antiporter NhaA, producing the protein MGTEREAPRRLSFPVPSRHELAVLATVLRQESVGGALLLVATVAALVWANSPWHESYTHAREFTIGPLSAEAWATDGLLAIFFYVAGLELKRELVTGSLRQLSRALVPVVAAVGGMAVPALVFTAVVLASGDRDGLRGWAVPMATDIAFALGVLAVAGSGLPGALRALLLTLAIVDDLGAIIVIALFFTESLHLVPLGLALALLAGYAVLQHRRIRTPLVYVPLAIAIWWFTHESGVHATIAGVALGLLTRVRPDPGEEHSPAERLEHRLRPWSAGVAVPLFALAAAGVPVTPDALAAMVSDPAAVASFVGLVVGKAIGVFGGAWLTARLTHASLNPDLSWADVVAIALLAGIGFTMCLLFAELAFEADPARMARVKAAVMIGSVTAALLAVVLLRFRRVRHQAAGNDETSDS
- a CDS encoding TrmH family RNA methyltransferase, with the protein product MLTRDARFQQWQALLWNRTKRNRTGEFLIHGVRPLTLAVRHGWPLRAVLRPHGSSLSTWATDMLATVRRSGTEVVEVAPDLLLELGEKSEEPPELIGVGEIQPDRLERIHFPPDGLVVVFDRPAYPGNIGTLVRSADAFGAGGVVVTGHAADVYDPKTVRASTGSLFAVPTIRLPSHHEVLAWVSTLRTDGIPVQVVGTDEDGDVDVDAADLVGPIVVVVGNELRGMSAAWRDACDVIVRIPMRGTASSLNASVAASLVCYEADRQRRASLARSAPPT
- a CDS encoding cellulose-binding protein, with amino-acid sequence MSETTTGAFRLVRRGYEPAQVDHRIRHLNEAVDAARRQSVELARRVEELEAKLSKQKEAAKSSEPTFAEFGERIGRILALAEEEAADLRSVAAAQADEMRQEAQQAAAEIRKEAERYAEEKRKEADTRAEEIIRRAEERAAELIDAAEHDAAARREEAEALFEQQRAKAAQAAADLEKTLAQRRERAERDLIERTAAAEQHLAAVLERSEQTQAEAERIHAEAQAKAERMIEEAQRKAHEIVSEAKTRADRIRSESDRELKALVQRRDSINAQLSNVRQMLATLSGTDPSALLGASTTSDDSEKSDS
- a CDS encoding MOSC domain-containing protein, whose protein sequence is MAVVASVNLGKARHLEGAGVTGIDKRPVAVPVFVRAPGQRPDGAGSGLVGDVVCDRREHGGDDQAVYAYAREDLDWWAAELGRELANGSFGENLTTSGLDVTGALIGERWRVGAEVVLEVTKPRIPCSTFAAWLGERGWVKTFTQRAVPGAYLRVVRPGWIRAGDEVEVVERPDHDVTIGLVFRALTLEPELLQHLVRVDSLPDEIRDRARRRLSGAST
- a CDS encoding DUF6318 family protein, with translation MKHTTKPQPQRIALAAISAALLVTAACSSNPEPRAIESSEASPSATRVATSTPTPTPTPTPTPTPTPTPTQDLKAELYAATVKFYETLNESYKTLDTSPVRELVTEDCGACKAYIDSVDSTREAGQRHADVGEYIIEDFAVAKHPIGGDYQTVTFELSHTGLRVLDADGNEIRKAERKTFEAMIDFVRRDGRWLVAEQYLE
- a CDS encoding GntR family transcriptional regulator; its protein translation is MLLTLDLSDPRPLHEQVATAVRRAIVESEIRPGDRLPPARDIAAALGVNVNTVLRALRELRDEGLVEFRRGRGISVVGAPDPRGVLLPQVRELLDNARRYGLQPKDVIALIEEAS
- a CDS encoding DUF1648 domain-containing protein translates to MSFRARFILAASAWTALTGAAAVGLLLFFAHRLPDPLASHWGPSGRPDDSMSLTTLVTVTVLLMLGLAVPCLIAAIHGKALRRRQSRGFLAAAFVWAGTFVVGMTAITVWANLDATTWRAARPIHWQAFALIAVTFALGALGYLLGRFGPDEPPPTAAQRPVYTPKPGQRATWVSTASNRWLVGSAYVFLAAAIVLVAAKVALGFSSGLWALAIPFTLVGILGLALSTIRVQVTEGALAIAFGPLRWPVYTVPLAQLDAAWSEERWPTEVGGWGYRGLPGGATIMLRGGECLVVRYRDGGTLAISVDDAERGAALVNGLLGSRTPTP
- a CDS encoding zinc-binding dehydrogenase, with product MRALVADPSAPTGIRLGEAPDPTPAPNQVLIRVAATSLNYGEVASARHAEPGTPLGWDAAGTVVEAAADGSGPKVGSRVVAFGGRGAWAELRAVDTTEVAVLPEKVEFAEAAALPVAGVTALRALRRFGFIAGERILVTGASGGVGRFAVQLAALAGAHVIASVGRPERGAGLAELGAAEVVVGLDDVREPVRGVVENVGGPTLVRAFELLQEGGSVQSIGGTSGEPAVFPPYSTVGVRRSIEAFTMGDHLAGDLAYLAELVASGRLDPQIGWRGSWERFEEAIQALLGRRIPGKAVLEVT